In the genome of Actinomycetota bacterium, the window CATCGGCACCGAGCTCGCCCTGCTCCTGAGCCTGTCCGGGGCCGGCAAGGGAAAGCAGATGCTGCAGTGGCTTAAGTCGGAGGACGGCAAGAAGGTGCTGAACGCGTTGAAGAGCGGGCGTTTCAAGGTAAAGGGCGCGCTCAAGAACGCTCCCCAGATGGCCCTCTTTCAGAAGTTCCTCACTCCCACGGGTTAGCGGCGGGCGATGAGGTTTAGCGTTCGCGGCTTCCGCGGGTGTTTTCCAGGATGCTCCGGACGGTGCTGCGCAGCTCCTCGAGGCTGAAGGGCTTGGTGACATAGGCGACGGCGCCGAGCTCCTCGCAGCGTCTCCTGTCGTCGCGCCCGGATTTGGCGGTGAGCATGATCACCGGGATATCCCTGGTCTCGCGGGCGGATTTCAACTCCTGCATGACCTGGAGACCGTCCATCACCGGCATCATGAGATCCAGGAGAATGACGTCCGGCCTTTCCTCGCGCGCGATGCGCAGCGCCTCCCTGCCGCTGTCCGCGAGCAGCACCTCGATGCCCGCCTTGCCCAGGTTGAGCTCGACCAGCCGCAGGAGCAGGCGGTCGTCGTCAACCACCAGGGCACTCGCCTTTTCGCACGCAGACATCTCAACCCCCGACTCTCATCCTGCACCCCCGGTAGCATATATTCCCAACCCCGCCATACGATAAACAGGTCCCCGGGCAACCGAGCGCGGTTGACCCGAGAAGGCGTGCTGCAGCGCGCACGAAGGAGGCGTTCCGGAGCATGGCCGCCCCGGCGACCGGCGGCCGCGTTGCCCCTCCCCGGTGATGGACGGCGCATCCGCCCCCCGGGAAGCGTGGGCAGAATAGGGATGGCGGGCGGGATGTCGTGCAGGCGAGGGCAGCACGGACAGGAGATGATGTCGACCTCGCGGCATGGAGGGCGCGTTGACAGCAAGATAGGCGTAGCATATCATATGACTGACTACCCAGTCGTTTTCCGATAATACTTTGGACAGAGGGCGCGCAGCATGAAAGCGGGCGCCGCAGAGACGGGAGATCGCGGTGGCGAAAGACAACCGGAGCTGGGACATCAAAAATCTGGTCCAGGCCTACGAGACGGAGACGGGGGAGAGCCTCTCCCGCCAGCAGGTGGCCCGCTATCTCAAGGAGGGGATACTCCCGCCGCCCGACGAGGGCGGCAGCTTTAACGAGAACCATCTCGAGCGTCTGCGCATGATCGGGTACCTGCGCTCCCGTTACGGGTTGTCCCTGCGCGACATCTCGGGTCTTTTCGGGATCATTGAGCAGACGAGGGAGGGTACGGCGGGAGAGGAAGCGGAGGAGCCGCAGGTGACCGACCGCCGGGACCGCATCATAGAAATCGCCACCCGGCTCTTCGCCGCCAAGGGGTACCACGGCACCACCATAGACGAGATCGTGCAGGCCACGGGGATAGCCAAGGGAACCTTCTACATCTATTTCGACAGCAAGGAAGAGCTGCTGGTGGAGGTGATCAGGAAGCTCATAGACGACACCCTGGGCAGGATCGACCGCGCCCTGGAACAGCGCGACGAGAAGGATTACATCGCGCGCATCGAGGCCAAGGGAGAGGAGTTGTTCAACCTCTATCTCACTCAAAGCGAGCTCCTCTACATGTTGCTGGGGGAGACGGTGGGCAACCCGCGCCTGCTGGCTCAGTTCAGGGAGGTCTATGAACAGCTCGCGGAGGGGATAGAGGAGGACCTGAGGCTGGGGGTGGGGGCGGGGGACATCTTTCCCTACCACGATCTCAAGACCGTGAGCTATGCACTGGTGGGCATGGGCCAGAGCATCGCCGTGCTGCTCGCGCAAGCGGACGAGAAACAGGTGAGGGCCGCGCGCAAAACGGTGCGCGAGCTGATGACCCGGGCTTTTGCTCCCGAACACGGGTCCTTTCCCGGCGGCGGGCGGAAGCCGGGGAAAAAAAGCGGGGCATAGGACCCCGGTTTCCGGCAAACCGGGGTCAGCAGGGAGGGAGGTGCTCCGGTTGGGATGCCGGAGCACGGATGAGGTCACACTCGGGAGGGCATCCGGGCCGTCCATGAGGCCGTCTATGGGAGGGAAGACCGTGCCATCTCGCCGGCCCTCACCCTTTACCCTCGTGCAGAGACCTATCAGGTAATCATGCTACCATAAGGTAACATTAAACGCAATGGCATGTATCTGTATATCATGCCGCCCGAAAAATGACAAGGGCCGGCAGCAGCGGCTGAGTCACCGTCTACATGCAATGCCGCCCGGGGGAAAGATGGGTCCGGTGGGGCGTCGGATTTTCGACCTTCCCCCCGTCACCGCGAGTCCCTATAATAGACGGAAGATTCGAGGACGGGAGGTAGGCGTAACCACTTGACCGAAAAGGCTTTGATCCTGCTCGAGGACGGGAAGTACTTCACCGGTACCCCCTTCGGAGCCCGCGGCACCGCCACGGGCGAACTCGTGTTCAACACCAGCATGACCGGCTACCAGGAGGTGCTCACCGATCCCTCCTACAAGGGCCAGGTGGTCACCATGACCTACCCCCTCATCGGCAACTACGGCGTCAACGACGAGGACCTGGAATCCCCCCGCCCCCAGGTGGAGGGCTTCGTGGTGCGGGAGTGTTGCCGCTATCCCTCCAACTGGCGGACCACCGCCTCCCTGGACGAATACCTCGCTGAGCACGGCATCGTGGGCATCGAGGGGGTGGACACCCGCGCCGTCACCCGGCACATCCGCTCCCTGGGGGCCATGATGTGCATCGTCTCCTCCGAGGACGCCGACCTGGCCTCGCTAAAGGCCAGGCTGGACGCCGCCCCCGGCTACGTAGGCGTGGACCTGGTGGCGGAGGTGACCTGCGGCGAGCCCTACCGCTGGGAGGACCCGCGCATCCCCCCCATGGGGCGCGGGGTACTGCCCGACGTCTCCGGGGGAGGGGAGCGCCCCCTACGGGTGGTGGCCTACGACTGCGGAATCAAGCGCAACATCCTGCGCATCCTCTCCCACCTCGGATGCGAGGTGGTGGTGGTCCCCGCGAACACCCCCGCCTCCCGGGTGTTGGGGATGGGGCCCGACGGCATTTTCCTCTCCAACGGGCCGGGCGACCCGGCGGCGGTGACCTACCTCATCGAGGAGGTGGCCAAGCTGGTGGGGGTGAAGCCCATCTTCGGCATCTGCCTGGGCCACCAGATCCTGGGGCTGGCCCTAGGAGGGCGCACCTTCAAGCTCAAGTTCGGGCACCGCGGCGCCAACCAGCCGGTGAAGGACCTGCGCCGGGGCAACATCCTCATCACCGCCCAGAACCACGGCTTCTGCGTGGACCTCTCGGCGGTGGAGAGGGATACCGAGCCCACCTTCATCAACCTCAACGACGGCACCCTGGAGGGGTTCCGCCACCGGCGCTATCCAGCCTATTCGGTGCAGTTCCACCCCGAGGACTCGCCCGGGCCCCACGACGCAGTCTACCTCTTCGGGGACTTTATCCGCGACATGCGCGCCGCGAGGGGTGAGGGCCGTGCCTGAGACCCGGAACAAGCGCGCGCATTCGCCATGGCTCGCAGCGGCAAGCCCCATCCGAGGTGAGTCCCATGCCTAGGCGCACGGACATCCACAAGATCCTCATCATCGGCTCCGGGCCCATCATCATCTCCCAGGCCTGCGAGTTCGACTACTCCGGCACCCAGGCCTGCAAGGCCCTGCGCGAGGAGGGCTATGAGGTGGTGCTGGTGAACTCCAACCCCGCCACCATCATGACCGACCCCGAGATGGCCCACCGCACCTACGTGGAGCCCATCACTCCCGAGGTGGTGGCGCGCATCATCGAGAAAGAGCGTCCCGACGCCCTCCTGCCCACCCTGGGAGGACAGACGGGGCTCAACACCGCGGTGAAGGTGGCGGAGGCGGGCGTGCTCGAGCAGTACGGCGTGGAGATGATCGGCGCCAACTACCAGGCCATCCGCAAGGCAGAGGACCGTGACCTCTTCCGCTCCGCCATGGCCTCCATCGGCCTGGACCTGCCGCGCTCCGGCCTCGCCCATACCATGGACGAGGCGCGCGCAGCCGCGGCGGAGCTGGGCTTCCCGGTGATCATAAGGCCCGCCTTCACCCTGGGGGGCACGGGCGGCGGGGTGGCCTTCAACGCCGAGGAGTTCGAGCGCATCGCCTCCGCGGGGCTGGAGGCCTCCATGATCTCGGAGATCCTCATCGAGGAGTCGGTGATCGGGTGGAAGGAGTACGAGCTGGAGGTGATGCGCGACCTCGCGGACAACGTGGTCATCATCTGCTCCATCGAGAACTTCGACGCCATGGGCATCCACACCGGGGACTCCATCACCGTGGCCCCCGCCCAGACCCTCACCGACCGCGAGTACCAGCTCATGCGCGACGCCGCCATCGCCATCATCCGCGAGATCGGGGTGGAGACAGGGGGGTCGAACATCCAGTTCGCCGTGGACCCGCGCGACGGACGCATGGTGGTCATCGAGATGAACCCGCGCGTCTCCCGCTCCAGCGCCCTGGCCTCCAAGGCCACCGGCTTCCCCATCGCCAAGATCGCCGCCAAGCTGGCGGTGGGCTACACCCTGGACGAGATCCCCAACGACATCACCCGCGAGACCCCGGCCTCCTTCGAGCCCACCATCGACTACTGCGTGGTGAAGATACCCCGCTTCACCTTCGAGAAGTTCCCCGGCGCCGACCCCACCCTGGGCATCTCCATGAAGTCGGTGGGGGAGGTGATGGCCATCGGGCGCACCTTCAAGGAGGCGCTACAGAAGGGCATCCGCTCCCTGGAGGTGGGGCGCTTCGGACTGGGAGGAGATGGAAAAGAGTCCCTGGACCCGGAGAGCCTGGCCGACCCCGCGGCGCGTGAGGAGGCGATCTCCCTGGTGCGCGAGAAGCTCACCACCCCCAACGCCGAGCGCCTCTATTACCTGCGCTACGGGTTCATGCTGGGGATGAGCGCGCAAGAGATGTACGAGCTCTCCCACGTCGATCCCTGGTTCCTGGAGAACATCAGGGAGATCGTGGACATGGAGCGGGGGCTGCGCGGCCGCGGGCTGGAGGAGCTCGGGGACGAGGAGCTCTTTCGCGCCAAGTCCTTCGGGTTCTCGGACGTGCTGCTGGGGTCCCTGCTCGGCTGCGGCGAGCAGGCGGTGCGCGAGCGTCGGCGTGCCGCGGGCATACGGCCCTGCTACAAGCTCGTGGACACCTGCGCGGCGGAGTTCGAGGCCTACACCCCGTATTATTACTCCTGTTACGAGCGGGAGGAGGAGCCCCTGGCCGGCCCCCACGCCTCCACGGAGAGGCCCAAGGTGATGATCCTGGGCGGCGGGCCCAACCGCATCGGGCAGGGCATCGAGTTCGACTACTGCTGCGTGCACGCCTCCTTCGCCCTGCGCGAGGAGGGGTACGAGTCCATCATGGTCAACAACAACCCCGAGACCGTCTCCACCGACTACGACACCTCCGACCGCCTCTACTTCGAGCCCCTCACCCTGGAAGACGTGCTGGAGATCATGGAGCGGGAAAAGCCCGAAGGGATCATCGTGCAGTTCGGGGGCCAGACTCCGCTGAACCTCGCCGTGCCGTTGATGCGCGCGGGAGCCCCCATCATCGGCACCAGCCCCGACTCCATCGACCGCGCCGAGGACCGCGACCGCTTCAAGGCCCTCCTTCACAAGCTGGGGCTGCGCCAGCCCGAGAACGGCACCGCCCGCTCCTACGGGGAAGCCCTGGAGGTGGCCCACCGCATCGGCTACCCGGTGGTGGTGCGGCCCTCCTATGTACTGGGAGGCCGGGGGATGGAGATCGTCTACGACGACCATTCCCTGGAGGAGTTCATGTCCGGCGCCACCGACATCTCCCCCGACCACCCCGTGCTCATCGACAGGTTCCTGGAGGAGGCGGTGGAGATCGACGTGGACGCCGTCTCCGACGGGCGCGACGTCGTGGTGGCGGGGGTCATGGAGCACATCGAGGAGGCGGGCATCCATTCCGGGGATTCCGCCTGCGCCATCCCTCCCTTCTCGCTGGGAGAGGCCATGGTGGAGGAGATCAAGGAGGCCACCCGTGCCCTGGCGCGTGAGCTGGAGGTGGTGGGGCTGATGAACGTGCAGTACGCGGTGAAGGACGAGCTCCTCTACGTGCTGGAGGTAAATCCCCGCGCCTCCCGCACCGTCCCCTACGTGTCCAAGGCCACGGGGGTGCCCTGGGCCAAGGTGGCCACCAAGGTGATGGTCGGCAGGAGCCTGCGCGAGCTGGGCATCGCCCGCGAGGTGGAGGTAAGACACATCGCGGTCAAGGAGGCGGTGCTCCCCTTCAACCGCTTCTTCGGGGTGGACACCATCCTGGGCCCGGAGATGCGCTCCACGGGGGAGGTCATGGGCATCGACCGCGACCTGGGCATGGCCTACGCCAAGTCGCAGATCGCGGCGGGGTCGCTGCTGCCCAGGGAAGGGAACATCTTCATCAGCGTCAAGGACGCCCACAAGCGAGAGATCGTCCCCATAGCGCGCCGGCTCTCCGAGCTGGGGTTCGGGATACTGGCCACGCGGGGCACCTCCGAAGTGCTGCGCAACCACGGCGTGGCGGTAATGGAAGTGAACAAGATGCACGAGGGGCGACCGCACGTGGTGGACTACATGAAGAACCGCGAGATACAGCTCATCATCAATACCCCTTCCGGGAAGCGCCCGCGTACCGACCAGTGGTCCATCCGCAGCTACGCCGTGCTCTACAACATCCCTCTCATCACCA includes:
- the carA gene encoding glutamine-hydrolyzing carbamoyl-phosphate synthase small subunit, producing MTEKALILLEDGKYFTGTPFGARGTATGELVFNTSMTGYQEVLTDPSYKGQVVTMTYPLIGNYGVNDEDLESPRPQVEGFVVRECCRYPSNWRTTASLDEYLAEHGIVGIEGVDTRAVTRHIRSLGAMMCIVSSEDADLASLKARLDAAPGYVGVDLVAEVTCGEPYRWEDPRIPPMGRGVLPDVSGGGERPLRVVAYDCGIKRNILRILSHLGCEVVVVPANTPASRVLGMGPDGIFLSNGPGDPAAVTYLIEEVAKLVGVKPIFGICLGHQILGLALGGRTFKLKFGHRGANQPVKDLRRGNILITAQNHGFCVDLSAVERDTEPTFINLNDGTLEGFRHRRYPAYSVQFHPEDSPGPHDAVYLFGDFIRDMRAARGEGRA
- the carB gene encoding carbamoyl-phosphate synthase large subunit produces the protein MPRRTDIHKILIIGSGPIIISQACEFDYSGTQACKALREEGYEVVLVNSNPATIMTDPEMAHRTYVEPITPEVVARIIEKERPDALLPTLGGQTGLNTAVKVAEAGVLEQYGVEMIGANYQAIRKAEDRDLFRSAMASIGLDLPRSGLAHTMDEARAAAAELGFPVIIRPAFTLGGTGGGVAFNAEEFERIASAGLEASMISEILIEESVIGWKEYELEVMRDLADNVVIICSIENFDAMGIHTGDSITVAPAQTLTDREYQLMRDAAIAIIREIGVETGGSNIQFAVDPRDGRMVVIEMNPRVSRSSALASKATGFPIAKIAAKLAVGYTLDEIPNDITRETPASFEPTIDYCVVKIPRFTFEKFPGADPTLGISMKSVGEVMAIGRTFKEALQKGIRSLEVGRFGLGGDGKESLDPESLADPAAREEAISLVREKLTTPNAERLYYLRYGFMLGMSAQEMYELSHVDPWFLENIREIVDMERGLRGRGLEELGDEELFRAKSFGFSDVLLGSLLGCGEQAVRERRRAAGIRPCYKLVDTCAAEFEAYTPYYYSCYEREEEPLAGPHASTERPKVMILGGGPNRIGQGIEFDYCCVHASFALREEGYESIMVNNNPETVSTDYDTSDRLYFEPLTLEDVLEIMEREKPEGIIVQFGGQTPLNLAVPLMRAGAPIIGTSPDSIDRAEDRDRFKALLHKLGLRQPENGTARSYGEALEVAHRIGYPVVVRPSYVLGGRGMEIVYDDHSLEEFMSGATDISPDHPVLIDRFLEEAVEIDVDAVSDGRDVVVAGVMEHIEEAGIHSGDSACAIPPFSLGEAMVEEIKEATRALARELEVVGLMNVQYAVKDELLYVLEVNPRASRTVPYVSKATGVPWAKVATKVMVGRSLRELGIAREVEVRHIAVKEAVLPFNRFFGVDTILGPEMRSTGEVMGIDRDLGMAYAKSQIAAGSLLPREGNIFISVKDAHKREIVPIARRLSELGFGILATRGTSEVLRNHGVAVMEVNKMHEGRPHVVDYMKNREIQLIINTPSGKRPRTDQWSIRSYAVLYNIPLITTLSAARAALNGIESLLRQGLEVKPLQDWHG
- a CDS encoding response regulator; this translates as MSACEKASALVVDDDRLLLRLVELNLGKAGIEVLLADSGREALRIAREERPDVILLDLMMPVMDGLQVMQELKSARETRDIPVIMLTAKSGRDDRRRCEELGAVAYVTKPFSLEELRSTVRSILENTRGSRER
- a CDS encoding TetR family transcriptional regulator → MAKDNRSWDIKNLVQAYETETGESLSRQQVARYLKEGILPPPDEGGSFNENHLERLRMIGYLRSRYGLSLRDISGLFGIIEQTREGTAGEEAEEPQVTDRRDRIIEIATRLFAAKGYHGTTIDEIVQATGIAKGTFYIYFDSKEELLVEVIRKLIDDTLGRIDRALEQRDEKDYIARIEAKGEELFNLYLTQSELLYMLLGETVGNPRLLAQFREVYEQLAEGIEEDLRLGVGAGDIFPYHDLKTVSYALVGMGQSIAVLLAQADEKQVRAARKTVRELMTRAFAPEHGSFPGGGRKPGKKSGA